One Cricetulus griseus strain 17A/GY chromosome 5, alternate assembly CriGri-PICRH-1.0, whole genome shotgun sequence genomic window carries:
- the Tmem81 gene encoding transmembrane protein 81, whose protein sequence is MKPGTTVFILGSLVLMFHLPLVLMTPETLAIPKKLQQAVGRVIVNATTCTVTCGLGYKEETVCEVGPDGVRRKCKSQRLECLTNWICGMLHFTIVHGEEFELSCLSSDILEVGQEAFRFTWKLARGIISTNDEVFKPFRANSHFLRFKPAYEYDSGTYRCDVQLLKNLKFVKRLYFGLRVLPPNLVNLNFHQSLTEDQKLVDEGWEINLDNHSKPYLPKWQKKVASALGIGIAVGVVSGVLVSIAVRSVLRMIDSNSNLSS, encoded by the coding sequence ATGAAGCCTGGGACCACTGTTTTCATCCTTGGGAGCCTGGTGCTGATGTTCCACCTGCCTTTGGTGTTGATGACACCTGAAACACTGGCCATCCCCAAGAAGCTACAACAAGCTGTGGGGAGAGTCATTGTCAATGCCACAACATGTACTGTAACATGTGGCCTTGGCTACAAGGAAGAGACCGTCTGTGAGGTGGGTCCTGATGGAGTGAGGAGGAAGTGCAAGTCCCAGCGTTTGGAGTGTCTGACCAACTGGATCTGTGGGATGCTCCATTTCACCATTGTCCATGGGGAAGAGTTTGAGCTGAGCTGTCTCAGCTCAGACATCCTAGAGGTGGGGCAAGAAGCTTTCCGCTTTACCTGGAAGCTTGCTCGGGGCATCATCTCTACTAATGATGAAGTTTTTAAACCCTTCCGAGCCAACTCTCACTTTCTGCGATTTAAACCCGCCTATGAGTATGACTCTGGGACATACCGATGTGATGTGCAGCTGCTGAAAAACCTGAAATTTGTCAAGAGGCTCTATTTTGGATTGAGGGTCCTTCCTCCAAATTTGGTAAACCTGAATTTCCATCAGTCCCTCACTGAGGACCAGAAGTTAGTAGATGAGGGCTGGGAAATTAATCTAGACAACCATTCCAAGCCTTACCTCCCAAAGTGGCAAAAGAAGGTGGCATCAGCCTTGGGCATAGGGATTGCTGTTGGAGTGGTCTCTGGCGTGCTGGTGAGCATTGCTGTCCGAAGTGTGCTAAGGATGATTGACAGCAACAGCAACCTTAGCAGCTGA
- the Rbbp5 gene encoding retinoblastoma-binding protein 5 isoform X4, with protein MALTCTFNRWGTLLAVGCNDGRIVIWDFLTRGIAKIISAHIHPVCSLCWSRDGHKLVSASTDNIVSQWDVLSGDCDQRFRFPSPILKVQYHPRDQNKVLVCPMKSAPVMLTLSDSKHVVLPVDDDSDLNVVASFDRRGEYIYTGNAKGKILVLKTDSQDLVASFRVTTGTSNTTAIKSIEFARKGSCFLINTADRIIRVYDGREILTCGRDGEPEPMQKLQDLVNRTPWKKCCFSGDGEYIVAGSARQHALYIWEKSIGNLVKILHGTRGELLLDVAWHPVRPIIASISSGVVSIWAQNQVENWSAFAPDFKELDENVEYEERESEFDIEDEDKSEPEQTGADAAEDEEVDVTSVDPIAAFCSSDEELEDSKALLYLPIAPEVEDPEENPYGPPPDAVPTSLMDEGASSEKKRQSSADGSQPPKKKPKTTNIELQGVPNDEVHPLLGVKGDGKSKKKQAGRPKGAKGKEKDSPFKPKLYKGDRGLPLEGSTKGKVQAELSQPLAAGGAISELL; from the exons TTGGAGTCGAGATGGCCATAAGCTCGTGAGTGCTTCTACAGATAACATCGTGTCACAGTGGGATGTTCTTTCAGGCGATTGCGACCAGAGGTTTCGATTCCCTTCACCCATCTTAAAAGTCCAATATCATCCTCGAGATCA GAACAAGGTTCTCGTGTGTCCCATGAAATCTGCTCCTGTCATGTTGACCCTTTCAGATTCCAAACATGTTGTTCTGCCGGTAGACGATGACTCCGATTTGAACGTGGTGGCTTCTTTTGATAGGCGAGGGGAATATATTTATACAGGAAATGCAAAGGGCAAG ATCTTGGTCCTAAAAACAGACTCTCAGGATCTTGTTGCTTCCTTCAGAGTAACAACGGGAACAAGCAATACTACAGCCATTAAGTCAATTGAATTTGCTCGGAAAGGGAG CTGCTTTCTAATTAACACAGCAGATCGAATAATCAGAGTTTATGATGGCAGAGAGATTTTAACGTGTGGAAGGGATGGAGAGCCTGAGCCTATGCAGAAACTGCAGGACTTGGTGAATAG GACCCCATGGAAAAAATGTTGTTTCTCTGGGGATGGGGAATACATAGTGGCGGGCTCCGCCCGGCAGCATGCACTGTATATCTGGGAGAAGAGCATTGGCAACCTGGTGAAGATCTTGCATGGGACCCGAGGGGAACTCCTGCTGGATGTGGCC TGGCATCCAGTTCGACCCATCATAGCTTCTATTTCTAGTGGAGTGGTGTCCATTTGGGCCCAAAATCAAGTA GAAAATTGGAGTGCATTTGCACCAGATTTCAAAGAGCTGGATGAAAATGTAGAATATGAGGAAAGAGAATCAGAGTTTGATATTGAAGATGAAGATAAGAGTGAGCCTGAGCAAACAG GGGCTGATGCTGCTGAAGACGAGGAAGTGGATGTCACCAGTGTAGATCCCATTGCTGCCTTCTGTAGCAG TGATGAAGAGCTGGAAGATTCAAAGGCTCTGTTGTATTTACCCATTGCCCCTGAGGTAGAAGACCCTGAAGAAAATCCATATGGCCCCCCACCGGATGCAGTCCCAACCTCCTTGATGGATGAAGGGGCTAGTTCAGAGAAGAAGAGGCAGTCTTCAGCAGATGGTTCCCAGCCACCAAAGAAGAAACCTAAAACAACCAATATAGAACTCCAAGGAGTGCCGAATGACG AAGTCCATCCACTACTGGGTGTGAAGGGGGATGGTAAATCCAAGAAGAAGCAAGCAGGCCGGCCGAAAGGAGcaaaaggtaaagagaaagaTTCTCCATTTAAACCGAAACTCTACAAAGGGGACAGAGGTTTACCTCTGGAAGGATCAACGAAGGGTAAAGTGCAGGCGGAACTCAGCCAGCCCTTGGCAG CAGGAGGAGCAATCTCAGAACTGCTATGA